From the genome of Candidatus Methylopumilus turicensis, one region includes:
- a CDS encoding M3 family metallopeptidase — protein sequence MTDLANNPLLSFSGLPKFDQIKAEHVEPAIDHLLETGRSSVEKLASSSESPTWANFAKPLEDMEEKLSRAWSQVGHMNAVVNSPELREAYNASLPKLTDFYSDLGQDERLYAKFRALKNSAEFDTLNTAQQKIVENELLSFRLGGAELADAEKARFKSIQESLSKITTKFEENLMDTVNDFSHFVEDVAELKGVPEDALQAAQEAASSDGKSGYKFTLHFPSYMPVLQYCKNRPLRELLYRAYATRASEFGKSELDNTPLISEILTLRREAATLLGYKNYAEMSLATKMADAPADVISFLDNLAQRAKPFAKRDMQELTEYAAKLGIADMQAWDVAFVSEKLREEKYAFSDQEVKQYFPEAQVLAGLFKVVETIFGVHVKKSQAPVWHADAAFYEISDQHGKAIGQFYLDLYARNNKRGGAWMDEAITRRKQDDKNGEDNIVTPVAYLTCNFSAPVGGKPALFTHDEVITMFHEFGHGLHHMLTQVDDYGVSGIKGVEWDAVELPSQFMENFCWEWDVIRYMTKHVETGASLPRALFDKMIAAKNFQAGMQTVRQIEFSLFDMRLHGEFDPNGKQTALDLIEQVRDEVAVVRPPKWNRFPNGFSHIFAGGYAAGYYSYKWAEVLSADAYSMFEENGVLCAETGQRFWHEILAKGGSRPALASFVAFRGRAPDIEALLRHNGMTASA from the coding sequence TTGACCGACTTAGCAAACAATCCGTTATTGAGCTTTTCTGGCTTACCAAAATTTGACCAAATCAAAGCAGAGCACGTTGAACCTGCAATTGACCACTTACTCGAAACGGGTCGCAGCTCTGTTGAAAAACTAGCGTCATCAAGCGAATCGCCCACATGGGCTAATTTTGCCAAGCCATTAGAGGACATGGAAGAAAAGCTCTCGCGTGCGTGGTCGCAAGTTGGTCACATGAATGCTGTCGTCAACAGTCCCGAACTTCGCGAAGCTTACAATGCCAGCCTGCCAAAACTGACTGACTTTTATTCTGATTTGGGCCAAGACGAACGCTTGTATGCAAAATTCCGCGCGCTTAAAAATAGTGCTGAATTCGACACGCTCAATACTGCCCAACAAAAAATCGTAGAGAACGAACTACTTAGCTTTCGTTTAGGTGGTGCTGAGCTAGCGGACGCAGAAAAAGCTCGCTTCAAGTCCATACAAGAATCACTCTCCAAAATCACCACCAAGTTTGAAGAAAATTTGATGGATACCGTGAATGATTTTTCACACTTTGTAGAAGATGTCGCTGAGCTAAAAGGCGTACCAGAGGATGCACTTCAAGCCGCGCAAGAAGCAGCTTCCAGCGATGGAAAATCAGGTTATAAATTCACGCTACACTTTCCTTCTTATATGCCTGTATTGCAATATTGCAAAAATCGCCCACTGCGAGAGTTACTTTACCGCGCTTATGCAACAAGAGCTTCAGAGTTTGGCAAAAGCGAACTGGATAACACCCCGCTCATCAGCGAAATTCTGACACTTCGCCGCGAAGCGGCGACTTTATTAGGTTACAAAAACTATGCTGAAATGTCACTCGCTACCAAAATGGCTGATGCACCAGCAGATGTCATCTCGTTTTTAGATAACTTGGCGCAGCGCGCAAAACCTTTTGCAAAACGCGATATGCAAGAACTCACTGAGTATGCTGCGAAGCTTGGCATTGCTGATATGCAAGCATGGGATGTGGCTTTCGTGTCAGAAAAATTACGCGAAGAAAAATATGCGTTTTCAGATCAAGAAGTAAAACAATACTTCCCTGAAGCACAAGTGTTAGCAGGCTTATTCAAAGTGGTCGAAACCATTTTTGGTGTGCACGTTAAAAAATCTCAAGCGCCAGTTTGGCATGCTGATGCAGCCTTTTATGAAATTAGTGACCAGCACGGAAAAGCAATTGGTCAGTTTTATTTAGATTTATATGCACGTAACAACAAGCGGGGTGGTGCTTGGATGGATGAAGCTATCACCCGCCGCAAACAAGATGATAAAAATGGCGAAGACAATATCGTCACCCCTGTCGCTTACCTCACCTGCAATTTTTCAGCACCAGTGGGCGGCAAACCAGCGCTATTCACGCACGATGAAGTCATTACGATGTTCCATGAGTTCGGACATGGTTTGCACCACATGCTTACACAAGTTGATGACTACGGCGTGTCTGGGATCAAAGGTGTTGAATGGGATGCAGTGGAACTGCCAAGTCAGTTTATGGAAAACTTCTGCTGGGAATGGGATGTGATTCGTTATATGACCAAGCACGTGGAAACAGGCGCAAGCTTGCCTCGTGCATTGTTCGACAAAATGATTGCCGCTAAGAACTTCCAAGCAGGCATGCAAACTGTTCGTCAGATTGAGTTCTCACTTTTTGATATGCGTTTGCATGGTGAATTTGACCCAAATGGCAAACAAACTGCACTCGATTTAATCGAACAAGTTCGTGACGAAGTTGCAGTGGTTCGCCCACCAAAATGGAACCGCTTTCCAAATGGGTTTAGCCATATTTTTGCAGGCGGCTACGCAGCTGGCTATTACAGCTACAAATGGGCAGAGGTCCTTTCAGCAGATGCATACAGCATGTTTGAAGAAAATGGTGTGCTATGTGCAGAAACAGGCCAACGCTTTTGGCATGAAATTTTAGCTAAAGGCGGTTCACGTCCAGCCTTAGCGTCTTTTGTGGCGTTCCGTGGTCGTGCACCAGATATTGAAGCCCTACTGCGCCATAATGGCATGACCGCTTCGGCATAA
- a CDS encoding HPr family phosphocarrier protein, whose protein sequence is MKQEILIINKLGLHARASTKLTQTASQFKSDIWIERNGRRVNAKSIMGVMMLAASKGSIVTLEANGADEVEAMDALVALINNRFGEPE, encoded by the coding sequence ATGAAGCAAGAAATTCTCATTATTAATAAGCTCGGCCTCCATGCCCGCGCGTCAACAAAGCTGACGCAAACAGCCAGCCAATTTAAAAGCGACATTTGGATAGAGCGCAACGGACGTCGCGTGAATGCAAAAAGCATTATGGGCGTCATGATGTTAGCTGCCAGCAAGGGCAGCATAGTCACTTTAGAAGCTAATGGCGCTGACGAAGTTGAAGCAATGGATGCGCTCGTTGCCCTCATTAACAATCGTTTTGGTGAGCCAGAGTAA
- a CDS encoding PTS sugar transporter subunit IIA encodes MIGILIVAHGALGESLIQCATHVMGARPALLEQFGIDTHDDPATLLPVMQKVVKDLDEGDGVLILSDIYGATPCNIVSKLVKQNSVEGIAGVNLPMLVRALTYRNVDLAKLAEKAMSGGQEGVINFTEAACKESSAKDASK; translated from the coding sequence ATGATTGGTATTTTAATTGTCGCGCACGGAGCACTTGGCGAAAGCCTTATTCAATGCGCTACGCATGTCATGGGCGCACGCCCAGCATTATTAGAGCAGTTTGGGATTGATACCCACGACGACCCAGCGACCTTGTTACCTGTGATGCAAAAGGTAGTAAAAGATCTTGATGAAGGTGATGGGGTGCTAATCCTTTCAGACATTTACGGTGCAACCCCTTGTAATATCGTGAGCAAATTAGTGAAACAAAATAGCGTAGAGGGCATTGCTGGCGTGAATTTGCCGATGCTTGTCCGTGCCCTCACGTATCGCAATGTTGACCTAGCCAAGCTTGCAGAAAAAGCCATGAGTGGCGGGCAAGAAGGTGTGATTAATTTTACAGAAGCCGCCTGCAAAGAAAGTTCGGCTAAGGATGCGAGCAAATGA